A genomic stretch from Bradyrhizobium sp. 195 includes:
- a CDS encoding LysR family transcriptional regulator, with amino-acid sequence MDRLEAMHVFVTVADLRGFAPAARKLRLSPSAVTRLIAALEEHLGARLLQRTTRQVRLTDVGTRYLERARRILADVEEADGSARDERNRPSGRLVVSAPVGFGRLHVGPVMTAYLKRYPEVTAELRLSDHLVNLVEDAVDAAVRIGHLADSSLVARQVGEMRRIVVASPSYLKRHGEPKTPEALPAHQTIQFGPWSEWRFLRDGRDIEVTPFPRFISNSADAALQYAEAGGGVTRVLAYQAADGLKRGRLKIVLAAYEQPVLPIHIIYPTSRLLSAKVRAFVDLVVETAQWRFG; translated from the coding sequence ATGGACCGTCTCGAAGCCATGCACGTCTTCGTCACCGTCGCCGATCTGCGCGGCTTTGCGCCGGCGGCGCGCAAGCTGCGACTGTCGCCCTCGGCGGTGACGCGGCTGATCGCGGCGCTGGAGGAGCATCTCGGTGCGCGGCTGCTGCAGCGGACCACTCGGCAAGTGAGATTGACCGATGTCGGCACGCGCTATCTGGAACGCGCGCGGCGCATCCTCGCCGATGTCGAGGAGGCCGATGGCTCTGCGCGGGACGAGCGCAACCGGCCAAGCGGACGGCTCGTGGTATCGGCGCCGGTTGGCTTCGGCCGTCTGCATGTCGGGCCGGTCATGACCGCCTATCTCAAGCGCTATCCCGAGGTCACCGCCGAGCTGAGGCTGTCGGACCACCTGGTCAACCTCGTGGAGGACGCCGTCGACGCCGCGGTGCGGATCGGCCATCTCGCGGATTCCTCGCTGGTGGCGCGCCAGGTCGGCGAGATGCGGCGGATCGTGGTGGCCTCGCCCAGCTATCTCAAGCGCCACGGCGAACCCAAGACGCCGGAAGCCCTCCCCGCACATCAGACCATCCAGTTCGGTCCCTGGTCCGAATGGCGTTTCCTGCGCGACGGCCGCGACATCGAGGTGACGCCGTTTCCCCGCTTCATCAGCAACAGCGCCGACGCGGCGCTGCAATATGCCGAGGCCGGCGGCGGCGTGACGCGCGTGCTGGCCTATCAGGCCGCCGACGGCCTCAAGCGCGGACGGCTCAAAATCGTGCTCGCGGCATACGAACAACCGGTGCTTCCGATCCACATCATCTATCCGACCTCGCGCCTGCTCTCGGCCAAGGTGCGCGCGTTCGTCGATCTCGTGGTGGAGACGGCGCAGTGGCGGTTTGGGTAG